ACCAGCACGGTATCCCATTAAAAATTGAACGTATTTAAACGGCTCAAATCCTGAAAAGTTTGTTGATGCTACAGAAGCTGGTAGCATCGGTCCCCAGCCAAATATCCCTGTGGCAAAGATTAAACCTATTCCTGACATTAATAAGGTAGGCTCTGCTCGATACCCTTTTAAAATCATTCTGGCAACAATAACAACAATAATAAGAACTAATATTAACTGAGCCATATTTATAAACCTTCATGCTCTGTCAAGTTAATAATAATGCTCTTAACCACATTACTTGCCGCCACGAGTGATGGAACCGGCAAATATTCAAATATCGAATGGAAGTTGTGAGCACCAGTAAATATATTCGGACATGGTAACCCCTTTTCTGAAAGCACAGCCCCATCATAACCGCCACGCATAGGGATCACTTTTGGTTCTATACCATTCTCTTTATAGGCCGTCATTGCGAGATCAACAGGCAACATAGAATCTTTTAGATAATTGTGCACATTGCTATAACGATCCGTCAATTCAAGAACAGCTCTATTATTGTTCCTTTCATTGAATATTCTAACTTGTTCCGCAATAAAGGCTTTACGATACGCATAGCCTTCTTCCGTAAAGTCGCGAATATCCATATTAAGAACCGTTTTCGCTGAGTTACCTGCCAGTTTCTTCATCCAATAGTAACCTTCGCGCCCCTCAGTATGCTCTGGCGTTTCTTTTGCTGGAAATTGGGTCATAAATGAATTGGCCAACAGTAAAGAGTTGATCAAATTACCTTTTGAGTTCATAGGGTGCGCAGATTGTCCTGTGAATGTAACCACGGCATTACCTGCGTTCCAGTTTTCACAAACAAACTCACCAATTCCACAACAATCGAGTGTGTAAGCAAAATCGGCACCAAACTCATTCACATCAAATGCATTTGCTCCAAGAAGCCCTTGCTCTTCATCAGGAACAAAACCTACCTTTACCGTCCCGTGTTCGACGTCTTGATTTTCTTTAAAAAACTGCAACGCATTTAAAATAGCAGCGATAGCGGCTTTATCATCGGCACCGAGTAATGATTGCCCGTCACTCACGATGATTTCTTGCCCAATATAATTTGCGAGTTCAGGCTGTTCTGCTAAAGAGAGAATTGGGCCTGTCGATAATGGAATGTCTCCGCCCTGATAATGAACCACTTCTGCATGCGTGTCTTCAGTGCGTTCTGAGCTAGTATCAAGATGCCCAAAGAAAGCAACGGTTGGTAATTTTTTTTCAGAGTTAGAGGGTAAAGTAGCGGTCAGAATAGCGGTATCTCGAAGAACGATATCAACACAACCTAGCTCTTCTAATTGCTTTTTAACCAAACACGCTAATTCGTATTGTCCAGTGCTTGAAGGCATGATGCCTGCGGCACCGTTTGCTTGGTTTGTGGTTGTATTAATCTCTGTGTAACCTAAAAAGCGCTCCACTATATTCATTGCTTAAATCCAAGTTTTAATAAAACGAAGATATTACAATTTTTACCACTTGATTGAGTGACTATTATCTCAATAAACCTAATCTAAAAGTGATAATTTAACTTTCAAAAATAGCTATACCCAACTCGAGATTTTGAATGTTTAAATATTGTTTTTTATTTGAAAATAAAATGAATCAATTACTCAATGTATATTGTATTGAATTATTCGTGAATAAATAACTTACTGCCGAACAATCGATCAATAAATAAGCACTTCTCATACTGCCTTTTTATCTCTTAACCAGGCAACCCCCTTATATTTCAGCTGAGTTAATCATATTCGTTTCCATAGTAGCTCACTTACTGGTCAGTTTAATTCATCCAACTGAACGAGAATATTCCGTTCAATGCTGTGAAAAAATACAAGACTAATAACAATCTCCTGGAAAATAGGAGGGCGTTTGGCGCTAGACGATGAGTTGTCGAAAAACTACTCGAACGCACTCAACCATGTTTTCAAAAGTTGGTTGGTGTTCTTCTTCTGACTCGCAGACAATGATTTAACCAGTTTTTTCTGCATTTCGACATGTTCAGTTATCATTTGGTCAATCAGAATCAGCCCCTTTTGGGTTAACTGAACACTCACGCTGCGTCTGTCTTCTTTGCTGTGCTCACGACTGATCAACCCTTTCGCTGCTAGCTTATCAAGACGATTGGTCATCGCGCCAGAGGTCAGCATCATAGAGCCAATCAGTTCAGATGGCGTCAATCGGTAAGGTTTTCCAGACCGGCGCAACGTCGCCAGCACATCAAACTCACCCAGTTTCAGGTCGTATTTTTTATGAAGCACGGCAACTTCCGTCTCCATATACTTGGCAATACGCATAATCCGACCCATCATTGCCATCGGTTCAGTTTCTAGTTCGGGCTTTTCCTTTGCCCATTGCTCTACTACGCGGTCGATAGCATCCATTTGCAATCTCGCTCCGTTGTTAGTCTGATTACTTTAAACTAGTTTAACATAAAGATACTTTACAACCACTAGTGCTCAGTATACAGTTCACACAATAGTTATCTTAACGTAAAGATATTTCAGATGAACATATTATTAGCAATGATCCCCGCGTTTTTTTGGGGAACAACCTATGCAGTGACGCAATTTACGCTACATGAGTGGCCACCATTATTATTGGGTGCTTTGCGTGCGTTGCCTGCTGGCTTGTTATTGCTAGCGGTCAAGCCAACACTGCCTAAAAAAGGCGAATGGCTAACTATTTTCACACTGGGCTTTATCAATATCGCGACCTTCTTTAGCTTGATCTTTATGATGGCGCTAACCCTGCCTTCGGCAATCTCTGGCGTGGGTATGATCTCAGTGCCTGTATTCGCAATGATCTTCCACTGGCTAGTGAAAAAACAACGCCCACATTTGATTCAAGCACTGTCTGGTATTGGCTTGATCACCTTAGCGTGGTTCCTGTTCAACCCAAGTCAGATCGCACTCAACCCAATCGGTTTAAGCGCCATGTTTGCTGCGATCATGTGTATCGTTATCGGCAGCAGCATTACTAAGTCACTGGGTAATCGCATGCACTGGTGGAAGGTGTTAACGTGGCAACTGATTTTGGGCGGTACGATTTTATCTGTCGCGTCTGGCGTTCATGCATTTATCGACCCGCAGCCTTATGTTAACGCTGTGACGCATTTCGATACTCGTAATGCTATCGGACTCGTGTGGGTGATTGTGCTCAACACAGCGCTGGGTTACGGCATGTATGTGTGGTTACTGCAACGTATGTCTGTGGTTGATTTCACCTTTGGTGGTATCGCCAACCCAGTAGCCGGCATCGTGACAGGCATGGCGTTAATGGGCGAATCCTTTACCGCAATTCAGTATTCATTAATGGCAGGCATGATCGTGATGTCACTGCTACC
The DNA window shown above is from Vibrio artabrorum and carries:
- the pepT gene encoding peptidase T, whose product is MNIVERFLGYTEINTTTNQANGAAGIMPSSTGQYELACLVKKQLEELGCVDIVLRDTAILTATLPSNSEKKLPTVAFFGHLDTSSERTEDTHAEVVHYQGGDIPLSTGPILSLAEQPELANYIGQEIIVSDGQSLLGADDKAAIAAILNALQFFKENQDVEHGTVKVGFVPDEEQGLLGANAFDVNEFGADFAYTLDCCGIGEFVCENWNAGNAVVTFTGQSAHPMNSKGNLINSLLLANSFMTQFPAKETPEHTEGREGYYWMKKLAGNSAKTVLNMDIRDFTEEGYAYRKAFIAEQVRIFNERNNNRAVLELTDRYSNVHNYLKDSMLPVDLAMTAYKENGIEPKVIPMRGGYDGAVLSEKGLPCPNIFTGAHNFHSIFEYLPVPSLVAASNVVKSIIINLTEHEGL
- a CDS encoding MarR family winged helix-turn-helix transcriptional regulator; the encoded protein is MDAIDRVVEQWAKEKPELETEPMAMMGRIMRIAKYMETEVAVLHKKYDLKLGEFDVLATLRRSGKPYRLTPSELIGSMMLTSGAMTNRLDKLAAKGLISREHSKEDRRSVSVQLTQKGLILIDQMITEHVEMQKKLVKSLSASQKKNTNQLLKTWLSAFE
- a CDS encoding DMT family transporter, giving the protein MNILLAMIPAFFWGTTYAVTQFTLHEWPPLLLGALRALPAGLLLLAVKPTLPKKGEWLTIFTLGFINIATFFSLIFMMALTLPSAISGVGMISVPVFAMIFHWLVKKQRPHLIQALSGIGLITLAWFLFNPSQIALNPIGLSAMFAAIMCIVIGSSITKSLGNRMHWWKVLTWQLILGGTILSVASGVHAFIDPQPYVNAVTHFDTRNAIGLVWVIVLNTALGYGMYVWLLQRMSVVDFTFGGIANPVAGIVTGMALMGESFTAIQYSLMAGMIVMSLLPQLILAIRQPKKS